In Granulicella sibirica, the following proteins share a genomic window:
- a CDS encoding DJ-1/PfpI family protein yields the protein MILLALPSSSPINVFGPAEVFEVVNADLSELLYDVRIISLEPRGIAPRTYEQFVDEFELPELVPSADTILFAGGHSGPMAFPEHRMKELAEWARLHCAAARRVAGVGSGSLLLAEAGLLRQKQATTHWTYLEHMATRYPEVQVLSDRIYVKDGFCYTAAGGT from the coding sequence GTGATTCTTCTGGCGCTACCATCAAGCAGCCCAATCAATGTGTTCGGTCCTGCTGAGGTGTTCGAAGTTGTAAATGCGGATCTGTCCGAGCTACTTTACGATGTGCGGATCATTTCTCTGGAGCCTCGAGGAATTGCACCCAGAACTTACGAACAATTCGTGGATGAATTCGAGTTGCCTGAGCTTGTTCCGAGTGCCGACACTATTCTTTTTGCCGGGGGACATTCAGGGCCCATGGCTTTTCCTGAACATAGGATGAAGGAGTTAGCGGAGTGGGCACGGCTGCATTGCGCCGCAGCCCGACGAGTCGCCGGTGTAGGTTCGGGTAGCCTGCTCCTAGCGGAAGCCGGACTACTTCGACAGAAGCAAGCGACAACTCATTGGACGTACCTGGAGCACATGGCGACAAGGTATCCTGAGGTTCAAGTCCTTTCTGATCGCATCTATGTAAAGGATGGCTTCTGCTATACGGCAGCCGGTGGCAC
- a CDS encoding helix-turn-helix domain-containing protein, whose protein sequence is MMPLNVTLLALPSASLMNIFGPAEVAKHMVLFLRRSGAQPQLSTTLLAQTSAARSISNLLFWIADNLDDDLSVSELAKRVAMSPRNFVRHFTRTVGKTPGRHVTELRLEAACQHLASPSLSLFEVAKASGFGSVEAFRRPFTKTFGIPPGKYRIQSNERVRTEAPPATSNGYRLGWT, encoded by the coding sequence ATGATGCCGCTCAACGTGACTTTGCTTGCGCTACCGTCAGCCAGTCTTATGAACATTTTTGGGCCCGCGGAGGTGGCGAAGCACATGGTACTCTTCCTGCGCCGGTCGGGTGCTCAACCGCAATTGAGTACCACGCTTTTAGCGCAAACATCAGCTGCTCGGTCGATTAGTAATCTTCTGTTTTGGATTGCGGACAATCTCGACGACGACCTCTCCGTTAGCGAACTCGCAAAACGGGTGGCCATGAGCCCGAGGAATTTCGTGCGACACTTTACCCGCACCGTTGGCAAGACTCCTGGACGCCACGTGACTGAGCTGCGACTCGAGGCTGCGTGTCAACATCTTGCGAGCCCGAGCCTGAGCCTGTTTGAAGTTGCAAAGGCTAGCGGCTTTGGCAGCGTCGAAGCTTTCCGACGCCCATTCACAAAGACCTTTGGCATTCCTCCAGGGAAGTACAGAATTCAATCGAACGAAAGGGTCCGTACTGAAGCTCCTCCTGCTACCAGCAATGGATATCGACTCGGATGGACTTGA
- a CDS encoding response regulator transcription factor: protein MSSGPAKIRVLLVDDHPVVREGVRSMIVGQPDMDVVGEAESGHETLASYEKLRPDVVLLDLRLPDMDGIQVIEELRRQDGIARVIVLTTYSGDVQARRALKAGAVGYLLKASARRELREAIRTVFAGGVCVQAEVALELAQHTGGVQLTPRELEVLHLVALGYSNKLVADHLNIGADTVKAHMTSILAKLKANDRTHAVTIALQRGFLDL, encoded by the coding sequence GTGTCTTCTGGCCCGGCGAAGATTCGCGTTCTGCTTGTGGATGATCATCCCGTAGTGCGAGAGGGTGTGCGTTCCATGATCGTCGGCCAGCCGGATATGGACGTTGTTGGGGAGGCGGAGAGTGGCCATGAGACGCTTGCCTCCTACGAAAAGCTTCGCCCGGATGTGGTCCTACTCGACCTGCGGCTGCCGGACATGGATGGCATCCAGGTGATTGAGGAACTGCGTCGGCAAGACGGCATCGCGCGGGTGATTGTGCTAACGACGTACTCCGGCGATGTGCAAGCCCGGCGGGCGTTGAAGGCAGGAGCGGTGGGTTACTTGTTGAAGGCCTCGGCACGGCGAGAATTGCGTGAGGCGATTCGCACGGTGTTTGCCGGCGGAGTGTGCGTGCAGGCAGAGGTGGCGCTGGAACTCGCTCAGCACACCGGCGGCGTACAGCTTACTCCGCGTGAACTGGAGGTCTTGCACCTAGTTGCCCTCGGCTACTCCAACAAGCTGGTCGCGGACCATCTCAACATCGGCGCGGACACCGTCAAAGCACACATGACGAGTATCTTGGCCAAGCTGAAGGCGAACGACCGTACTCACGCCGTGACGATCGCGCTGCAACGAGGCTTCCTCGACCTTTAG